In one window of Eubalaena glacialis isolate mEubGla1 chromosome 13, mEubGla1.1.hap2.+ XY, whole genome shotgun sequence DNA:
- the LOC133102872 gene encoding RNA-binding protein 12 isoform X1 codes for MAVVIRLQGLPIVAGTMDIRHFFSGLTIPDGGVHIVGGELGEAFIVFATDEDARLGMMRTGGTIKGSKVTLLLSSKTEMQNMIELSRRRFETANLDIPPANASRSGPPPSSGMSGRVNLPTTVPNFNNPSPSVVTAATSVHESNKNVQTFSTASIGTAPPNMGASFGSPTFSSTIPSTASPMNTVPPPPIPPIPAMPSLPPMPSIPPIPVPPPVPTLPPVPPVPPIPPVPSVPPMTPLPPMSGMPPLNPPPVAPLPAGMNGSGAPMNLNNNLNPVFLGPLNPVNPIQMNSQSSVKPLPINPDDLYVSVHGMPFSAMENDVRDFFHGLRVDAVHLLKDHVGRNNGNGLVKFLSPQDTFEALKRNRMLMIQRYVEVSPATERQWVAAGGHITFKQSIGPSGQTHPPPQALPRSKSPSGQKRSRSRSPHEAGFCVYLKGLPFEAENKHVIDFFKKLDIVEDSIYIAYGPNGKATGEGFVEFRNEADYKAALCRHKQYMGNRFIQVHPITKKGMLEKIDMIRKRLQNFSYDQREMMINPEGDVTSAKVCAHITNIPFSITKMDVLQFLEGIPVDENAVHVLVDNNGQGLGQALVQFKNEDDARKSERLHRKKLNGREAFVHVVTLEDMREIEKNPPAQGKKGLKMPVPGNPAVPGIPSVGMPSAGLPNAGMPNAGMHNAGMHNAGMPNAGIPAAGMPGAGMPGVGIPSAGMPSAGGEEHAFLTVGSKEANNGPPFNFPGNFGGSNAFGPPLPPPGLGGAFGDARPGMPSVGNSGLPGLGLDVPGFGGGPNNLSGPGFGGGPQNFGNGPGSLGGPPGFGSGPPGLGSAPGHLSGPPAFGPGPGPGPGPGPVHVGGPPGFGSSSGKPGPTVIKVQNMPFTVSIDEILDFFYGYQVIPGSVCLKYNEKGMPTGEAMVAFESRDEATAAVIDLNDRPIGSRKVKLVLG; via the coding sequence ATGGCTGTGGTCATCCGTTTGCAAGGTCTCCCAATTGTGGCGGGGACCATGGACATTCGCCACTTCTTCTCTGGATTGACCATCCCTGATGGGGGCGTGCATATTGTAGGGGGTGAACTGGGTGAGGCTTTCATCGTTTTTGCCACTGATGAAGATGCAAGGCTTGGTATGATGCGCACAGGTGGTACAATTAAAGGGTCAAAAGTAACACTATTGTTGAGTAGTAAAACGGAAATGCAGAATATGATTGAACTGAGTCGTAGGCGTTTTGAAACTGCCAACTTAGATATACCACCAGCAAATGCTAGTAGATCAGGACCTCCACCTAGTTCAGGAATGAGTGGCAGGGTAAACTTGCCTACGACAGTACCCAACTTTAATAATCCCTCACCCAGTGTAGTTACTGCCGCCACTTCTGTTCATGAAAGCAACAAAAACGTACAGACATTTTCCACAGCCAGCATAGGAACGGCTCCTCCAAATATGGGGGCCTCCTTTGGGAGCCCAACGTTTAGCTCAACCATTCCGAGCACAGCCTCTCCAATGAACACAGTCCCACCTCCACCAATTCCTCCAATCCCAGCGATGCCGTCTTTGCCGCCAATGCCGTCCATTCCTCCAATACCAGTTCCTCCCCCGGTACCTACATTGCCTCCTGTGCCTCCTGTGCCCCCAATACCCCCAGTCCCTTCTGTGCCACCCATGACCCCACTGCCACCCATGTCAGGCATGCCACCCTTGAACCCGCCTCCTGTGGCACCTCTACCTGCTGGAATGAATGGCTCTGGAGCACCTATGAATCTGAACAATAACCTGAACCCTGTGTTTCTGGGTCCATTGAATCCTGTTAACCCTATCCAGATGAACTCTCAAAGCAGTGTGAAACCACTTCCCATCAACCCTGATGATCTGTATGTCAGTGTGCATGGAATGCCCTTTTCTGCAATGGAAAATGATGTCAGAGATTTTTTCCATGGGCTCCGTGTTGATGCAGTGCATTTGTTGAAAGATCATGTAGGTCGAAATAATGGGAATGGATTGGTTAAGTTTCTCTCCCCTCAAGATACATTTGAAGCTTTGAAGCGAAACAGAATGCTGATGATTCAACGCTATGTGGAAGTTAGTCCTGCCACAGAGAGACAGTGGGTAGCTGCTGGAGGCCATATCACTTTTAAGCAAAGTATAGGACCTTCTGGACAAACCCATCCCCCTCCTCAGGCACTTCCCAGGTCAAAATCGCCCAGTGGGCAGAAAAGGTCAAGGTCAAGATCACCACACGAGGCTGGTTTTTGTGTTTACTTGAAAGGGCTACCCTTTgaagcagaaaacaaacatgtcattgatttttttaaaaagttggataTTGTGGAAGATAGTATTTATATTGCTTATGGACCCAATGGGAAAGCAACGGGTGAAGGCTTCGTAGAGTTCAGGAATGAGGCTGACTATAAGGCTGCTCTGTGTCGTCATAAACAATACATGGGCAATCGCTTTATTCAAGTTCATCCAATTACCAAGAAAGGTATGCTAGAAAAGATAGATATGATTCGAAAAAGATTGCAGAACTTCAGCTACGATCAGAGGGAAATGATGATAAATCCGGAGGGGGATGTCACCTCTGCCAAAGTCTGTGCGCATATAACAAATATTCCCTTCAGCATTACCAAGATGGATGTTCTCCAATTCCTAGAAGGAATCCCAGTGGATGAAAATGCTGTACATGTTCTTGTTGATAACAATGGGCAAGGTCTAGGACAGGCATtggttcaatttaaaaatgaagatgatgCACGTAAGTCTGAACGCTTACACCGTAAAAAACTTAATGGGAGAGAAGCTTTTGTTCATGTAGTTACTCTAGAAGATATGAGAGAGATTGAGAAAAATCCTCCTGCCCAAGGAAAAAAGGGGTTAAAGATGCCTGTGCCAGGTAATCCCGCAGTTCCAGGAATTCCCAGCGTGGGAATGCCCAGTGCGGGACTGCCCAATGCGGGAATGCCCAATGCGGGAATGCACAATGCGGGAATGCACAATGCAGGAATGCCCAATGCAGGAATACCTGCTGCAGGAATGCCCGGTGCCGGAATGCCCGGTGTGGGAATACCCAGTGCAGGAATGCCTAGTGCAGGAGGTGAAGAGCATGCCTTCTTGACTGTAGGATCTAAGGAGGCCAACAATGGGCCTCCATTTAACTTTCCTGGTAATTTTGGTGGGTCAAATGCCTTTGGACCACCACTCCCTCCTCCAGGATTAGGAGGGGCCTTTGGTGATGCTAGGCCTGGAATGCCTTCAGTTGGAAATAGTGGTTTGCCTGGTCTAGGACTGGATGTTCCAGGTTTTGGAGGTGGACCAAATAATTTAAGTGGACCAGGATTTGGAGGGGGCCCTCAGAATTTTGGAAATGGCCCTGGTAGCTTAGGTGGTCCCCCTGGCTTTGGAAGCGGCCCTCCTGGCCTTGGAAGTGCCCCTGGGCATTTGAGTGGGCCTCCAGCCtttggccctggccctggccctggccctggcccaggcCCAGTCCATGTTGGTGGTCCTCCTGGCTTTGGATCTAGTTCTGGAAAACCAGGACCAACAGTAATTAAAGTACAGAACATGCCCTTCACTGTGTCTATTGATGagattttagatttcttttatGGCTATCAAGTGATCCCAGGCTCAGTGTgtttaaaatacaatgaaaaaggtATGCCCACAGGTGAAGCTATGGTGGCTTTCGAATCTCGGGATGAAGCCACAGCTGCTGTCATTGACTTAAATGACAGACCTATTGGCTCTAGGAAAGTAAAACTCGTATTAGGGTAG
- the LOC133102872 gene encoding RNA-binding protein 12 isoform X2: MAVVIRLQGLPIVAGTMDIRHFFSGLTIPDGGVHIVGGELGEAFIVFATDEDARLGMMRTGGTIKGSKVTLLLSSKTEMQNMIELSRRRFETANLDIPPANASRSGPPPSSGMSGRVNLPTTVPNFNNPSPSVVTAATSVHESNKNVQTFSTASIGTAPPNMGASFGSPTFSSTIPSTASPMNTVPPPPIPPIPAMPSLPPMPSIPPIPVPPPVPTLPPVPPVPPIPPVPSVPPMTPLPPMSGMPPLNPPPVAPLPAGMNGSGAPMNLNNNLNPVFLGPLNPVNPIQMNSQSSVKPLPINPDDLYVSVHGMPFSAMENDVRDFFHGLRVDAVHLLKDHVGRNNGNGLVKFLSPQDTFEALKRNRMLMIQRYVEVSPATERQWVAAGGHITFKQSIGPSGQTHPPPQALPRSKSPSGQKRSRSRSPHEAGFCVYLKGLPFEAENKHVIDFFKKLDIVEDSIYIAYGPNGKATGEGFVEFRNEADYKAALCRHKQYMGNRFIQVHPITKKGMLEKIDMIRKRLQNFSYDQREMMINPEGDVTSAKVCAHITNIPFSITKMDVLQFLEGIPVDENAVHVLVDNNGQGLGQALVQFKNEDDAHGPLRDLGSAVHFM; the protein is encoded by the exons ATGGCTGTGGTCATCCGTTTGCAAGGTCTCCCAATTGTGGCGGGGACCATGGACATTCGCCACTTCTTCTCTGGATTGACCATCCCTGATGGGGGCGTGCATATTGTAGGGGGTGAACTGGGTGAGGCTTTCATCGTTTTTGCCACTGATGAAGATGCAAGGCTTGGTATGATGCGCACAGGTGGTACAATTAAAGGGTCAAAAGTAACACTATTGTTGAGTAGTAAAACGGAAATGCAGAATATGATTGAACTGAGTCGTAGGCGTTTTGAAACTGCCAACTTAGATATACCACCAGCAAATGCTAGTAGATCAGGACCTCCACCTAGTTCAGGAATGAGTGGCAGGGTAAACTTGCCTACGACAGTACCCAACTTTAATAATCCCTCACCCAGTGTAGTTACTGCCGCCACTTCTGTTCATGAAAGCAACAAAAACGTACAGACATTTTCCACAGCCAGCATAGGAACGGCTCCTCCAAATATGGGGGCCTCCTTTGGGAGCCCAACGTTTAGCTCAACCATTCCGAGCACAGCCTCTCCAATGAACACAGTCCCACCTCCACCAATTCCTCCAATCCCAGCGATGCCGTCTTTGCCGCCAATGCCGTCCATTCCTCCAATACCAGTTCCTCCCCCGGTACCTACATTGCCTCCTGTGCCTCCTGTGCCCCCAATACCCCCAGTCCCTTCTGTGCCACCCATGACCCCACTGCCACCCATGTCAGGCATGCCACCCTTGAACCCGCCTCCTGTGGCACCTCTACCTGCTGGAATGAATGGCTCTGGAGCACCTATGAATCTGAACAATAACCTGAACCCTGTGTTTCTGGGTCCATTGAATCCTGTTAACCCTATCCAGATGAACTCTCAAAGCAGTGTGAAACCACTTCCCATCAACCCTGATGATCTGTATGTCAGTGTGCATGGAATGCCCTTTTCTGCAATGGAAAATGATGTCAGAGATTTTTTCCATGGGCTCCGTGTTGATGCAGTGCATTTGTTGAAAGATCATGTAGGTCGAAATAATGGGAATGGATTGGTTAAGTTTCTCTCCCCTCAAGATACATTTGAAGCTTTGAAGCGAAACAGAATGCTGATGATTCAACGCTATGTGGAAGTTAGTCCTGCCACAGAGAGACAGTGGGTAGCTGCTGGAGGCCATATCACTTTTAAGCAAAGTATAGGACCTTCTGGACAAACCCATCCCCCTCCTCAGGCACTTCCCAGGTCAAAATCGCCCAGTGGGCAGAAAAGGTCAAGGTCAAGATCACCACACGAGGCTGGTTTTTGTGTTTACTTGAAAGGGCTACCCTTTgaagcagaaaacaaacatgtcattgatttttttaaaaagttggataTTGTGGAAGATAGTATTTATATTGCTTATGGACCCAATGGGAAAGCAACGGGTGAAGGCTTCGTAGAGTTCAGGAATGAGGCTGACTATAAGGCTGCTCTGTGTCGTCATAAACAATACATGGGCAATCGCTTTATTCAAGTTCATCCAATTACCAAGAAAGGTATGCTAGAAAAGATAGATATGATTCGAAAAAGATTGCAGAACTTCAGCTACGATCAGAGGGAAATGATGATAAATCCGGAGGGGGATGTCACCTCTGCCAAAGTCTGTGCGCATATAACAAATATTCCCTTCAGCATTACCAAGATGGATGTTCTCCAATTCCTAGAAGGAATCCCAGTGGATGAAAATGCTGTACATGTTCTTGTTGATAACAATGGGCAAGGTCTAGGACAGGCATtggttcaatttaaaaatgaagatgatgCAC ATGGCCCACTGCGTGACCTTGGTTCAGCTGTCCATTTCATGTGA